The genomic interval gaagggccgaatggcctaatcctgcacctattgtctattgtctaatcctcCCTTTCCATTCTTCTTTTTTCCCTCATGCCTGCATTCATTTTTTCCTTCCCACATTCGATCCACCTTCACTCTATCTGCCCTTAATCCCTTATAATCCTCATTCACCTTATCTCATCTTTCCTCTCCCTTGACTCCCATTCTTCATTTCATCCACTCCATTTTGTCTTCATCTACTTTACTAAACCTCATCTCCCAATCATCAGCATGTTCTTTTACTATCCCTCGCACCTTTCTTCTTCAACTTTCTTCTCTTTCTCCATGTTTCTCCCTCGCACCACCTCCTCACCATCATTTCTTGCTCTTTCGTTCCCTCTGTCCCTCTAAAAATCTTCTCCCATTAACCTCTCCCTTTTCTTCCTCTTTCACTCTTCATTCCATTTGCCCAAGCCATTAATCCATTGTCTCATTGATTCCCTTTGCTCCCTTTTCCCTTCTACATTCTTACTACCTCTTGTTCTTTTTGCATCCCCCTTGCTACCCCCTCCATTTCCCACTCTTTCCTGGCCTGCTCCATCATCATGCACATTTTCCCTTTCCTCCTGACCCCCATTTCTCTAGTTTCCCAGCTCCGCTTTGCTTCACCCAAACCATCATTTTCCTTCTTCACTCCCTCAACTATCTCTCCATCCAACACACCTCCCTCTTCTCTGAATCCTCTTACTCTCATTGCACACTCACTGCTtcccattccctttcacccccccccccccccccaacactacACACCGTTCTCTCCCTCATTTTCCAATCTCTGTCctttctccatccctttccctcctttcctcctctctctcacccctctctccttcctggtTCTTTCTCTGTTttgctgcacctctttctcccacAACATCCTTCCTCTCTCATTCCTCTCTACTACTACTCTTTTCTTTCTTGCttactctctccctctgtcttctTTCCCAACTCCTCTTTTTTGATCCTGCACTCTGTCCATTCTACCTCactatgttctccctgtatcctctcccttccttatcgcttcctttcccactttcctcactgtcACTTATTTGATCTCAAATCCCCTTCACTCCCCCGCCCTCCTCTTTTCCCCACTCCTCCCACAAACCTCTCACCCTCTCTATTCAcctccctcattctctccctctttctcattCACTCTCCTCTTCCTGTTTCTCTCACACACATTCTTGTCCCCTCTATTCTtttcctcctctcttcctctcccctctctttctgagTCATCTCTCTATCCATTCCTCCACCTCATCCGTTTATCATCTTTCCTTTCTTGCTCACCCTCTCTTATCCTCTTTcctatctttctctcttttctttcCTTCACTCCCCTCTTTATGCCCActcttctttcctctctcttccctcattCCTCAAACATCTCTTtcgctctttctctcctctcctgtTCTTTGTCTCCCCTGTTGCTCTTCTCTCTGTCTTTATTTCTCCCCTTTCCATCACTGCTCCAACTCTCCCATCCCTCATTATCTCTCCCCATCACCTGTTTCctcactcctcctcttcccttccctcaTTCCCTTTTTTCCCCGCTGTCTCTTGCTCCACCCCTCTTCCTCTAGTCTTTCCTTGCTTTATCCCCTTCTCACTCCAcccctcattctctccctccattccctgcccctctctcactcctccctccctccctccctccctccttctctctctcctcttactcacccttctctctccctccctcattcaCTCCTTCATTTTCTCTCCCCTACATCTCATTCCTCATCCCTTTCTCCTactcactcccctctccctcataatatttccctccatccccctccaatCACTCCTCTATCACTCATTGATCACCTCCCCTCCCGTCTTTCCCcgactctctctccctcattcctcctccttctcctttctcTCATTCCTctactcttctctcccctccctctctttccctccccttccctctctctatccctcccccttactctctcttccctctatcctcctccctccccctctattcgtatccctcctcttccctctcatTCTCACCCTCCTTCTCAACGACCTCCCCCAcaatctctcctccctctcctttcccccatctgcctctccctccattccctcctcttccctcccctccctccccctctctccctccctccccctcccttctccttcctccttccctcactctcctccctcccctatccctccttcatctctctccccttccacctatccactcccctcccctcccctccatctctccccctctccctccctttctccttccctctttCCATCTCCTACCCTTCCTACTCCCCCCACACCCTCTATTCCTCCCTCCCCATATCTCTCCgtccccctaaccccccccccctgtgcatctccccaccccctctatcccccccctgtgcatctccccaccccctctatccctcctccccctctgtgcatctccccaccccctctatcCACCCCCTATCTATCTAACCCCCCCTGTgcatctccccaccccctctatccatttccccaccccctctatcccctccccctccctccccatcctctctccccagcCGCAGACGGTACAGGAGCTGCCCATTGGCTGTGGCGGGGGCCGGCGGCACGCGCCGCTCTGTGTTGTATAAGAAGCCTCGCGTGTCGCCCCTGCgggtcactcactcactcactcactcactcactcactcactcactcactcactcactcacttacaacTCTACCCCACTCACACTCTACCCCAGTGACACTGTCCCCCAGTCACTCACACTCCACCCACACTGTCCCCCAGTCACAGTCCCCCAGTGACTACCCCAGCCAGTCACACTGCcccccagtctcaccccagtctctcccccagtcactccctctcccccacccagtgACACCCTCTCCCAGTCTCTCCCAGTCACCCACACTCTCCCCCAGTCAGTCACACTGTCCCCCAGTCACTCACTCTCCCCCACCCAGTGACACCCTCTCCCAGTCTCTCCCAGTCACTCACACTCTCCCCCAGTCAGTCACACTgccccccagtcactccctctccccctcccccggctcccGTTCCCGGGCAACACCATGGATACCGTGCTGGAGCAGCTCGCCGGCCTCGACACCTTCTCCAGCGCCGCAGCCGCCGCCTACTTGGACGATGAAGACCTGTTCACAGCCCAGTCGCCCAGGCATCACCTGGACGCAGACGAGTTCCTGGAGAACGACGTGGACTTTCTGAGCAGCGACATGAACGAATACTACAAGGAGCACAGGCTGGCGCGGGATGGGGAGCACTGCGACTCGGGCATCCTGTCTTTCACCTCGTCCTCCTCGCCCTTTTCCTTTGACTGCCCCGACAGCGCTTCCGAGGTTTCCCCGCAGTTTAATGCAACCGACGGCGCTGCAAAGAGACGCAGAAGGATCCGCTCAGAAGTTGAAATGCAGCACCTCAGGCAGGCTGCAAATGTCCGGGAGCGCAGACGCATGCAGTCCATCAACGATGCGTTTGAGGGTCTCCGGACTCACATACCAACGCTACCTTATGAAAAACGACTTTCAAAAGTTGATACCCTCCGACTGGCAATCGGTTACATCAACTTCTTGACCGAACTTGTTCAATCTGACATGCCTTTAGGAAATTCAAACAACGACCCTACAGTCCAACCTAAAAAAGTCATAATCTGCCATAGAGTTGCAAGTAAGTACAGTGGCATTTTAATTCTGCACCATGTTTCTATATTGGTTGTAGATCATCAGATTCTTCAATGGAACATCAATTTTATAAATGCGGATGTTATGCATTAACACTTGATTCCTCtgactttatatatttttttaaaacaaaaatgaaaatatgtctccaaactaCTTCTTCAGACAGTTAGTTATTTTGCAAAAAGTATTGACGCTTATTTTGCTTTTTTCCTGCTAGGATCGCCATCTCCCAATGACCCAGACTACggtctgcctcctctggcagggcACTCTTTGTCGTGGACTGACGAGAATCAGCTTAAAGAACAAAATATCATCAGGACGGCGAAGGTTTGGACTCCAGAAGATCCCAGAAAATCTAACAACAAATCTTTTGTGAATAATATTGAGAACGAACCACCTTTTGACTTTGCCTCGTAAAAGTGCAATAAGTTTGTAATTCGCTGCAGGAACATTAATGATCAATCCTCTATATTTAATGAAAATTAATATATTATTACGTAATTGTTGATATTAGATGAAGAATATTTTAATATGTGAACCAACGAACCattaatttatatatttattattttgaATAGTTCTGTATAAAATACACTGCTGGAATGGCTAATTTATCAAATCAAGTGCTAATCAACTTCCTAATGTTTACATTTCCAGTAAGGTGCATAATTGTCTTGGGTTTTCTCGTAAATATTTTCTACGCATGATAATTAATTTATTGTAATATATATCTTCTATTTCTCTACGGTGCAAAATAAAtccctaaataaaataaaaaacatttcTTGATTCAGGAGGTTTGGAAACTTGTTCAAATCACGGTGAGGTCAAATATACACTTGTTGCAGTTTCAAGACACTATCATTAGGCTGCCAAAAAGAAGGGTTACTGCTGAATAATTCAAGCAGTATTGCAATCTCTGTGATTGCAATAACTTTAGTTGCATATTTATAGCAATTTATAGATTGTTCGTGATCTGAACGCACACTAACAATCAAACCACTGATGGAAAATTCAGAGAGAAGAAGGgttgaaacgttgtctattcattccatccatagatgctgcctgacccgctgagttccatcatctgcagtttcttgttctcCAAAGGAAATCTGGagcttaatatatatatattaatatggcCAATATATCTCAGTGGCCCAATCTATCACTTCTGAGAAATTACATAGATATTTTACATTGCCATCTTTTTAAATACAAATACTATATACAATTTTTTGCCTTCTGCAACATATCACGAAATATGAAAAACCTATTACTGAATTCATATATGACTTCAGCGTAGCAATTTGGAATAAAGTCTTGATGTCAGACTATTTTGTTGGAATGAGAGTTGTTAAATCAGGCTAGTATATATGAACGATTGTCATTCCAAAGGGAATAACAAAATCAAAATGCAATGGTGCATATCATTGTTCGAGTCATACACATATTGTAATATTTGAGAGAAAATATGTTTGTTTTGAAACCCAGGGAGTGAAATGATTATGATCTTGGTTCAGAAAAATCACCCATGTCCCGTTCAAAGCTTTATTTTTATGTTCTCCGTGCATTTTCTACTGGTTGAATGACAATAACTCCTGCAGGTTTAACTGAACGTAAATCATTTTGTAGGcactttacaaacagattcatcgtGCAATGAAGAGAGCATGGCGACTTTTTTTGTGTCCGCATTCCACTATGCTGTAGGACCAGTTAGTCATTTTGTTTAATGTGAAGGCGAATAAAGTCCTAAGAGAACCACGACAAAACCTCGTTCCCATTTACTTGCAATCTTGCTTGGTGCTTGCTATACTCTGCAGgtgtttcagaaggaaaatttccCGCGGCACTCAGCCTGTGTCCCAGCTTCTCCTACGGCTCTGACGTCAGAACAGCAGCAGCTCAGGGGTTAAAGTGATAGCAGGAGCCCGGGCAGATGCCCTGCTTAGACCTGCACATGTACATTGCCAATGCAATGATCCCCACAGATTTGGGAAACCGTTTGCCAAAGCGGATGGGAACTAAAAGTGTAAGCAAATATAATTATGTTTCCATATTAAACATATTCGGACAGCAGTCGTTACAGATTGCATACTGGGCCTTTGAAACAGTTTAGGTACTTAACCTTGTTATATTACTTCACTATATCTGTTTACCTCAGAGTTTCATTTAAAACATCTAATTGCAATAAATAATACGTCTCTAAATATAAAACAACTTCTATAACCTTTATGATATTAAATATGTCACTAATAGAATTCCAACACTGTTAACAATAAAATAAATCAACTAAAAGGGTTAACTaattattttcaattattttaatttcATTCTATTCCTGCATAAGCAAATGCTCTCAATCCAAGGTCAGCTCAATTAAACATTTGAAAGTAGTAATTAGATTTCTATGTTTTGCAGACTTGATACACTTGAAACTGGTTTAGCTTTGTGGCGATGCACTTTTTAATGGTTCACGTCCCTTGtttaggaaacaccttttcacttgCTTTCCTCTGTTTGTATCAAGACAATACTCCAACGCATCCTTTAGTATTATGTAGATCAAGCGGAAGACTAGGTCTTCACATATATAACACCAAGGTCTCTACATATAAAACACCAAGGTCTCTATCTTGTCACTCTTAAGTCTTGCTTTACCAAGTGCTTTTAACTGTAATTCTGGAGAATGACAATTTCTATTTCACTTACTGGTTAATACTTACGATTGGGCAAATGTTAATTATAAACAAATAAGCAAATTAGTTAAATTTATCAGATGGATATGTTAACTTAAAAAAAATGAGCCAAAGAAATGAAGGGATATTTTTGTGCTTCGTGGAAAGGTTTGGATGCACATAAATTCTGGTgggaaaacgttgcctattattGCAGTTACTTGTATGTGGGCAGTCAGATCTGTCGTCATTCGGTGACTTTATTACCAATGTGCCGGGTGTTTCTATAAATCACACAATTCAAGGCATGTGTTTTTAAAATATCCCATAATATGCGAAGAAACTCTCACTGAAAACGTTTGAAAAAGTTAGACGGTGGCTATGTTGCACGAGGCATTGGGTTTGTTCGCATTGTGCTAAAATTTGACTAACTccccaaaatacattttaaatattcAAAAGGTTATTTGTACAATTAAATCAGAAGATGAAACGTCGAATAACTGTAGCAAAAGCAGTGCGCATAAGTACTAATCTAAGGACACTGCAAGATTGCTTCGCCATCCGTCCCATAGAGTTAACAGAGCTCAATATTTGGCCACCGTCCGACAACATTTGGATtgtgaaatatttcaaatgtacaaactcatctcctttataaaatCTATCTTTCCGTGGCACCGAATACCAGCTGTGAGGTTGAACTGATCACCATTGAATTCTTGATGGAGAAAGTCGTGGGTAAATTTTTGTTCCCAATGATCGTGCAGCTTGTGGTAATCGCTGAAAATAATTCTACAACAAATTGCATTTTATATATCTGGAATCATTCGTATGAAACGATTCCCACGACGGGATGTGAGGCTGGCCAACAGGTGTTCGGATTTGGCCGAAGCGAGACTGTGGCTGCAGGGAAACCCAGTGAGGGAGAACTCTGCTGCCAGAAACAGTCTGCAGTGGCGCCTCTTGCTATACATGGCGTGTAAGACACAAACAATCGAAATGATATCTTTATTGCTAGGTTCGTGTCCTAGGCTATAACATATCAATCCCTGTCGTGGTTCTCTAGGATGCACCTGGTATTTCAAACTTGTTCTTTTTGTGCTTCTGGTCCTGGACTGCAGCTGCCTAAAACAAGCAAAGAGAGAGGCCCTTACAATGTCTCCAAGACGTGTTGGCATGGTTTGCTTGTCTTTAATGTACCATTAACTATTGTCTTTGCACAATATGGGAACTGTAAAGCATGACATGTGTTATAATAAAACACATTTTCAATTATACACTTGTACTGGAAGCTCTGGTGCAAGCAAACAAACACGCCAAAATCTTGTTTTGTCTGGGTAAATCTACTGGCAATTAGACTCAAGCCTACTGCTTCCCTGATCAGCCAATTAAAATTTATGTCTCCTAATTTTTCACATAGAAAAAAAAGTCTCAATGCTGGCCCCAAAGACATTGATTTTCCTGCTATCACCTGGCGTTCAGACCTTAGTTCCATTTATCAAGAAGGGAAACGTCAGGCGTTACATAAAGTGACTCTGTTACCATAAGGCTCTCACCATCCTGTCCCATTGTTTTCCCTTGTTAATAACTCATTACCAGGATTTAACAAATCAACCATTACATATGTTTTGTGTCTCCATATTTTGATCCGTACGATTAAGCAGATGTTGCAATTGAAAATTGAAAAGTCCAAGGCTACTCTACACTGAAAAAAGAGGCAGCCACAACGACGGGCTAACAATGAGCTTCAGAGATCTTCAGAAAACATTTACGACCAATAACAGACTTCAACCTGCTCTATTTCAACCATTGTGAGTTTTGAATAATTAAGGTTAATAGGAAAAGGTTTGTATACTTTGAATGCCAGGACCACAGGTGCGGGTTGGCATGATGAATGATTTGCCTGATTTTTGCCAAGCTCAAGGGCTCTTCTCGTGGACTTTCAAGCTCATAGAAAATATTGTTATTTCTTAATTCACAGCATTACTTTCATTCAGAACAAAGCCGCATGATGAAAAGCTTATGCTGTAATGAAACACGCTACGTGGTGGCCGCTATGCTTCCCAAATAATGGGCGAGTCAATGCCAAAGGCGCGCTGCGTCTGTGCGCAAGTCCTCCATCTAAACCATACAAAAGCACAGTTTCCAGCCTTTTAaagtttaaattatatttttaacgcAACGTGTGCCTTGttaattaaccacagggtggcttAATCTCGTCCCTTTCCATTGGCGAAAGGTCTGTCGCCGCCACGCAAGCGGGGCGAAAGTTATGcaacttttaaaaactttccCAAAGTTTTCACTGAAGTAACAAGTGCACCAACGCGCGCATGCGTATAGGATTTTCTTAAAGCAAACATTGCTCATTGGAGCATAACAATAGCGTGGTAATAAGCAGACTATGATAGAGTTTCTCTTCGGAAACTTAAGCCACCTTTTAAAGAACAGCATGTCTTACTGCCCTGTGCGAAATTGTAAATTGCTTATTCCTTCGAACCTTTGCTTGTGGCTGTTGAATACGTTGCTATTTGACAAGTAAACCGTCTGGAAGTCGTCACTTTGGAGCGCTTCAGTCTCTTTGGATTCGGGTTCCCTGACTGCGATGTAGCAGAatgtggccaaaactgaactgCCCCAACAGCCACACTAAACATTATCTCACAGAACCTTCCTTAAATACAAAATAACTAGCGGACAGAACATTAATAttcgttattttttttaatacgcCGGCTATTTCGCATTATTATAAATTTTCAACGACGGAGCGTAGTTTTATTTTCTCCCAAAGTATCTTGATGGCAACGTGACTCAAACTTCATAGTTTTCTAAAGAACATTGTAAAGTAACGTTCTGACAATCGGGAAtacattagtttttttttagaatATATATGTAAAAACCTAGTACCAACCATGCCTACAGTTTGTGCTTGTTGTGAACTTACGCATTGTCTTACGAACCCCATCTTTGATGTATTCACTTCTCAGGGTGCATTTAAATGTTTCCAAATAATTTGATCTAATGAAAATGTATCCCCCTTTCACCCCCACACAGTAAGCACGCGTGGAAACGTACATTATTATAATCTAACACAGCGACGTATTTGCTTTCTGTCTGGGTACTGAACAGCTAAGCGCATTAATACCCCGGTACCAGTCTTCAAACTTCAAACATTCAATAACGAGAATATTTCACTGGAAACTCGCAAATAATTCCAATAATGTATGCACTCAGGATGCGCTGTAGTAACGTCTCTGCTGTTCAATAGTAAATTAGTTGTTCCTAGAGATGACTGGAACACAGTAAGGATCTAGAAAAGGGGAAAACGAATGCAGGTGTATTGGGAACCATGTGCGCTCAATCCCCTGGGATAAACTTGAACCATTTGTAATGTTGAAGTGCTCTGCATGATATACTAACCAACAATGCTCACAAAGAGCAAATCATGATACAGAATATAACCCAAGGAACCAATAATTATTCCGCTATTATTCAATATGTATTTATTAACCAAACAATCATGGAATAACTGTGCCCATAAGGAATTTCATGTGCACACTGATCACAACCCCAAATGAATGCTCAAATTTAATTAAATCTGCAATCCCCAATGAAATGGAAGATTGAGATCTTCACTGGAAAGaatatgtagttgaggccagttcattggctatatttaagagggagttagatgtggcccctgtggttaaagggatcagggggtatggagagaagtcaggcacaggatactgagttggatgatcagccatgatcatattgaatggcggtgctcaaagggccgaatggcctactcctgcacctattttctatgaaaatCTGATTTAAAACTGTACATTAGAAATGGTAGCTAATCATATTAGTTTATAACGAGTTACGAGATGCCCAGTGtaggtaaagggggggggggggggggggcacacactTAATT from Amblyraja radiata isolate CabotCenter1 chromosome 2, sAmbRad1.1.pri, whole genome shotgun sequence carries:
- the ptf1a gene encoding pancreas transcription factor 1 subunit alpha: MDTVLEQLAGLDTFSSAAAAAYLDDEDLFTAQSPRHHLDADEFLENDVDFLSSDMNEYYKEHRLARDGEHCDSGILSFTSSSSPFSFDCPDSASEVSPQFNATDGAAKRRRRIRSEVEMQHLRQAANVRERRRMQSINDAFEGLRTHIPTLPYEKRLSKVDTLRLAIGYINFLTELVQSDMPLGNSNNDPTVQPKKVIICHRVARSPSPNDPDYGLPPLAGHSLSWTDENQLKEQNIIRTAKVWTPEDPRKSNNKSFVNNIENEPPFDFAS